A single genomic interval of Methyloceanibacter caenitepidi harbors:
- the trxB gene encoding thioredoxin-disulfide reductase yields MGSRHEKLIIIGAGPAGYTAAIYAARAMLKPLLIEGIQPGGQMTITTDVENYPGFADVIQGPWLMEQMRAQAEHVGTEIISDTVVEADISQRPFRLKGDSGEEYTADALIIATGAKARWLGLPSEDKFQGFGVSACATCDGFFYRGKNVIVVGGGNTAVEEALYLANLADKVTLVHRRDELRAEKILQERLFKNPKIEVIWDHNLVEVIGADDPLGVTHAKLAHTKTGDETTMEIDGIFIAIGHSPQTELFKGQLELKSGGYIQTAPGSTTTSVDGVFAAGDVTDDVYRQAVTAAGMGCMAALDVERYLASVEAHAEAAE; encoded by the coding sequence ATGGGTTCCCGCCACGAGAAGCTGATCATCATTGGCGCCGGTCCGGCCGGCTACACCGCGGCCATCTATGCGGCCCGCGCCATGCTGAAGCCGCTCCTGATCGAAGGCATCCAGCCCGGCGGGCAGATGACCATCACCACCGATGTGGAGAACTATCCGGGCTTCGCCGATGTGATCCAGGGGCCCTGGCTGATGGAGCAGATGCGGGCGCAAGCCGAGCATGTCGGCACGGAGATTATTTCCGACACCGTCGTCGAGGCGGATATCTCCCAGCGTCCCTTTCGGCTGAAAGGCGACAGCGGCGAGGAGTACACGGCCGACGCGCTGATCATCGCCACAGGTGCGAAAGCGCGCTGGCTCGGCCTCCCCTCCGAGGACAAGTTCCAGGGCTTCGGCGTTTCGGCCTGCGCCACGTGCGACGGCTTCTTCTATCGCGGCAAGAACGTCATCGTCGTCGGCGGCGGCAATACGGCCGTGGAGGAAGCGCTCTATCTCGCCAACTTGGCGGACAAGGTGACGCTCGTGCATCGCCGCGATGAGCTGCGCGCCGAGAAGATCCTGCAGGAGCGCCTGTTCAAGAACCCGAAGATCGAGGTGATCTGGGACCACAATCTCGTCGAGGTGATCGGCGCGGACGATCCGCTTGGCGTCACCCATGCCAAGCTTGCGCACACCAAGACGGGTGATGAGACGACGATGGAGATCGACGGCATCTTCATCGCCATTGGGCACTCGCCCCAAACCGAGCTGTTCAAGGGTCAATTGGAGCTGAAGTCCGGCGGCTATATCCAGACCGCGCCTGGCTCCACAACCACCAGCGTGGACGGTGTGTTCGCAGCCGGCGACGTCACCGACGATGTGTACCGCCAGGCGGTGACGGCGGCCGGGATGGGCTGCATGGCCGCGCTGGATGTGGAGCGGTATCTCGCCAGCGTCGAGGCCCACGCCGAAGCCGCCGAGTGA
- a CDS encoding phasin family protein: MNKKQMFEFPTDMRDLAEKNVEQARVAYGQFMEFMSQAMNAWSASGVPEAKNFKTIQERAIGFAKENAERSFALASDMAKAHDLQEVMTLQSRYVQTQMQTFGIQAQQLSWLMADALQNMQSGRTKR; this comes from the coding sequence ATGAATAAGAAGCAAATGTTCGAATTTCCAACAGACATGCGTGACTTGGCCGAGAAGAACGTCGAGCAAGCGCGCGTGGCTTATGGCCAGTTCATGGAGTTCATGAGCCAAGCGATGAACGCCTGGTCCGCCTCCGGCGTGCCAGAGGCGAAGAATTTCAAAACCATCCAGGAACGTGCGATCGGCTTCGCCAAGGAAAACGCCGAGCGCTCGTTTGCGCTGGCGAGCGACATGGCCAAGGCCCACGATCTGCAGGAAGTCATGACGCTGCAGAGCCGCTACGTGCAAACGCAGATGCAGACCTTCGGCATCCAGGCCCAGCAATTGTCGTGGCTCATGGCCGATGCGCTGCAGAACATGCAGTCGGGACGCACGAAGCGTTAG
- a CDS encoding thermonuclease family protein: MTRQTLINQLGRAIALLLVLGLVLLLNRYCGMETEEIGPGAKLVAVDGDSLRAGSGEEYRIFAIDAPELHQTCTDANGKEWDCGRAAKTELAKLIKRGDVSCVEKATDKYGRNVAQCRAKGVPDIGETMVREGYAIDLGRQTGYAYAGAESEARAAGKGIWAGTFQRPGEWREQNPR, translated from the coding sequence ATGACGCGGCAAACGCTCATCAACCAGTTGGGGCGGGCCATCGCCCTGCTGCTCGTGCTGGGGCTGGTGCTGCTGCTCAACCGCTATTGCGGGATGGAGACCGAAGAGATCGGTCCGGGCGCGAAGCTCGTTGCCGTCGACGGCGACTCGCTGCGGGCCGGCAGCGGTGAGGAATACCGCATCTTCGCCATCGACGCGCCGGAGCTCCACCAGACCTGCACCGACGCCAACGGCAAGGAGTGGGACTGCGGCCGCGCCGCGAAAACCGAACTCGCCAAACTCATCAAGCGCGGCGACGTGTCGTGCGTCGAGAAGGCGACCGACAAATACGGCCGCAACGTCGCCCAGTGCCGGGCCAAGGGCGTGCCGGATATCGGCGAGACCATGGTGCGGGAAGGCTACGCGATCGATCTCGGCCGGCAGACGGGCTACGCCTACGCCGGCGCCGAAAGCGAGGCCCGCGCGGCCGGCAAAGGCATCTGGGCCGGAACCTTCCAGCGCCCCGGCGAATGGCGCGAGCAAAACCCGCGTTAA
- a CDS encoding OPT family oligopeptide transporter — MTPRELAPRELTPRALATGLILGALLAPCNVYSGLKIGWAFNMSITALLLAFAFWAPVTRLLRRPAWGMLESNINQTTASAAAAITSSGLVAPIPALAAMTGENLPWLPLIVWVFSVSFLGVWIGWFLRPRMIEQSDLVFPAGMAAAQTMRDMFAHADEAMSRVKVLMSSLVGAVLFNVLDKLVWQIPRVGPSLTASKLTFVFDPSLLLLGFGGIIGLRAGLGLLIGALLAWGLIGPALIDHGIVQVSASQVSWFEPLVGWLLWPGVAVMVAASLTSFAASLFAASKHGRHGRAGRQRSSTGRLQIAGFTAAAALAIVLQVILFDVHWTMALASIPVAFVLATVAARVVGETSVAPIGAIGKVSQLTFGVMAPGQPITNLMTANVAGGSAGQSADLLNDFRAGHEVGAHPTRQVVAQCAGVVVGSIVSSLVYLMLIPDPATQLFTPEWPAPAVAVWKAVAEALSDGLGGIAPSALWAMAVGGVLGVVLALLERRLDPKRLVFVPSGAALGLAFVIPASTSLMLFAGAGLAAIAHKSAPRWATRFLLSVAAGLVAGESLFGVASVWF; from the coding sequence ATGACGCCAAGAGAGCTTGCGCCGAGGGAGCTTACGCCAAGGGCGCTGGCCACCGGCCTGATCCTCGGCGCCCTGCTGGCCCCCTGCAACGTTTATTCAGGGCTGAAGATCGGCTGGGCTTTCAACATGTCGATCACCGCCTTGCTGCTCGCCTTCGCGTTCTGGGCGCCTGTGACGCGGCTTCTGCGGCGCCCCGCTTGGGGCATGCTCGAAAGCAATATCAATCAAACCACGGCCTCGGCCGCCGCCGCCATCACCTCGAGCGGTCTCGTCGCGCCCATCCCGGCACTCGCTGCGATGACGGGCGAGAACCTGCCCTGGCTGCCTCTCATCGTCTGGGTGTTCTCAGTGAGCTTCCTCGGCGTCTGGATCGGCTGGTTCCTGCGGCCGCGCATGATCGAGCAGTCGGACCTCGTGTTTCCCGCCGGCATGGCGGCGGCGCAAACCATGCGGGACATGTTCGCCCATGCGGACGAGGCGATGTCGCGTGTCAAGGTTCTGATGTCGTCTCTTGTTGGGGCCGTCCTGTTCAACGTGCTCGACAAGCTGGTGTGGCAGATCCCGAGGGTGGGGCCCTCCCTGACCGCCTCCAAGCTGACCTTCGTGTTCGACCCGTCGCTGCTGCTGCTGGGCTTCGGCGGCATCATCGGCTTGCGGGCGGGGCTAGGCTTGCTGATCGGCGCGCTCCTCGCTTGGGGGCTGATCGGGCCCGCCTTGATCGATCACGGCATCGTTCAGGTTTCGGCAAGCCAAGTGAGCTGGTTCGAGCCGCTGGTCGGCTGGCTCCTGTGGCCCGGCGTCGCCGTGATGGTGGCGGCCAGTCTCACCAGCTTCGCCGCCTCGCTGTTCGCGGCGTCGAAGCACGGCCGGCACGGGCGCGCGGGCCGACAGCGGTCCAGTACCGGCCGGCTTCAGATCGCCGGGTTTACCGCCGCGGCGGCGCTTGCCATCGTGCTGCAAGTCATCCTGTTCGATGTGCACTGGACCATGGCGCTTGCGTCCATCCCCGTGGCCTTCGTGCTGGCCACGGTGGCGGCGCGCGTGGTCGGGGAGACGTCGGTCGCGCCCATCGGGGCGATCGGCAAGGTTTCGCAGCTGACGTTCGGGGTGATGGCGCCGGGTCAGCCCATCACCAATCTCATGACCGCCAATGTGGCCGGCGGGTCGGCGGGGCAGTCGGCGGACCTCCTGAACGATTTCCGCGCGGGCCACGAGGTCGGCGCGCATCCCACGCGTCAGGTCGTGGCCCAGTGCGCGGGGGTCGTCGTCGGCAGCATCGTCAGCAGCCTCGTCTACCTCATGCTGATCCCGGACCCGGCCACGCAGCTCTTCACGCCGGAATGGCCGGCGCCCGCCGTCGCCGTTTGGAAAGCCGTGGCCGAGGCCCTCAGCGACGGGCTTGGCGGGATCGCGCCGTCCGCGCTATGGGCCATGGCCGTCGGCGGGGTGCTCGGCGTGGTGCTGGCGCTGCTGGAGCGCCGGCTCGATCCCAAACGCCTGGTCTTCGTGCCGAGCGGGGCCGCGCTGGGCCTCGCGTTCGTGATCCCGGCAAGCACGTCGCTGATGCTGTTCGCGGGCGCGGGCCTCGCCGCCATCGCGCACAAATCCGCGCCCCGCTGGGCCACGCGCTTCCTCTTGAGCGTGGCCGCGGGGCTAGTGGCGGGCGAGAGCCTGTTCGGCGTCGCGTCGGTGTGGTTCTAA
- a CDS encoding mitochondrial fission ELM1 family protein → MPETWIVTDGAVGMEAQGIAVAEAVGLPYVLKRVKPTGPMQLIPTRFQHLVPAKGRISASQSNTPLAPPWPRLVISIGRRSVPLALAIKEIGGAYGVHIQNPKVPAHFFDLIAAPLHDDFEGPNVITTFGAVHRVTADKLAEAGARYAPRIADLPHPRITVLLGGESRAFSFPPEAGSRFGQALAAAARETGGSLLITPSRRTRPDTLRAVAEAVKDVPHVVWDGSGENPYLAFLSLADAIVVTEDSVNMVTEATGTGKPVYIQPLSGRSTRLARFHALMRERGATRPFEGHVDPFDYAPVNDTEAVAAPIRAALGLDSTGQKKL, encoded by the coding sequence ATGCCGGAAACCTGGATCGTCACGGACGGCGCGGTGGGCATGGAGGCACAAGGTATTGCCGTGGCTGAAGCGGTGGGCCTGCCCTATGTCCTGAAGCGCGTGAAGCCCACGGGGCCGATGCAGCTGATTCCGACCCGTTTCCAGCACCTTGTGCCCGCGAAGGGCCGGATTTCAGCCTCGCAGTCGAACACCCCGCTCGCCCCGCCCTGGCCGCGCCTGGTCATCTCGATCGGGCGGCGCAGCGTGCCGCTGGCCCTAGCCATCAAAGAGATCGGCGGCGCCTACGGCGTCCACATCCAGAACCCCAAGGTCCCTGCGCACTTTTTCGACCTCATTGCCGCGCCCCTGCATGACGATTTCGAGGGGCCGAACGTGATCACGACGTTCGGGGCCGTTCATCGGGTGACGGCGGACAAGCTGGCCGAGGCCGGCGCGCGCTACGCGCCGCGCATCGCCGATCTGCCTCACCCCCGCATCACCGTTCTTCTGGGCGGCGAGAGCCGCGCCTTCAGCTTTCCGCCGGAAGCCGGTTCGCGATTTGGGCAAGCGTTGGCAGCGGCCGCCCGCGAGACCGGCGGATCGCTGCTGATCACGCCGTCGCGCCGCACGCGCCCCGACACGCTGCGCGCCGTGGCCGAGGCGGTGAAGGACGTGCCGCACGTCGTTTGGGACGGGAGCGGCGAGAATCCGTATCTCGCCTTTCTGTCGCTGGCGGACGCCATCGTCGTCACCGAGGACTCCGTCAACATGGTCACCGAGGCCACGGGCACCGGCAAACCCGTCTACATTCAGCCCCTGTCCGGCCGCTCCACGCGGCTGGCGCGATTCCACGCCTTGATGCGCGAACGCGGCGCCACAAGGCCCTTCGAAGGCCACGTCGATCCGTTCGACTATGCACCGGTGAACGACACGGAGGCGGTCGCCGCCCCGATCCGCGCGGCGCTCGGTCTTGATTCGACGGGACAAAAGAAGTTGTGA
- a CDS encoding lytic murein transglycosylase, whose product MAYTRLIALASALLVLATAPALAARCGNNASGFESWKRSFAQEAKANGIGQRGINALMGTQYAYGTIKADRGQHSFKLSLDQFMKKRGASAIASQGKRYKASNAALFNAIERQYGVPPGPLLAIWGMETGFGRYMGRQNTLSAVATLAYDCRRPQFFTPHLYAALQLIDRGALSPSQVGAMHGEVGHTQFLPRNVLLYGVDGSGDGRVDLNNKADALASTANFLRGHGWRPGAGYQPGQPNYRAIQGWNAAGVYQQTIAIVGAQIDGR is encoded by the coding sequence ATGGCGTATACCCGACTGATCGCGCTCGCGAGCGCTCTGCTTGTTCTGGCCACTGCCCCGGCGCTCGCCGCGCGCTGCGGCAACAATGCTTCCGGTTTCGAAAGCTGGAAGCGCTCTTTTGCACAGGAAGCCAAGGCCAACGGCATCGGCCAGCGCGGAATCAATGCGCTGATGGGCACCCAATACGCCTACGGCACCATCAAGGCCGACCGCGGCCAGCACAGCTTCAAGCTCTCGCTGGACCAGTTCATGAAGAAGCGCGGCGCCTCCGCCATCGCCTCGCAAGGCAAGCGCTACAAGGCGTCGAACGCGGCCCTCTTCAATGCGATCGAACGCCAATATGGCGTTCCGCCCGGACCGTTGCTCGCGATCTGGGGCATGGAGACGGGCTTTGGCCGCTATATGGGCCGGCAGAACACGCTCTCGGCCGTCGCCACCCTCGCCTACGACTGCCGGCGTCCCCAGTTTTTCACGCCGCATCTCTACGCCGCCCTGCAGCTTATCGACCGCGGCGCCTTGAGCCCGAGCCAGGTCGGCGCCATGCATGGCGAGGTGGGCCACACCCAGTTCCTGCCGCGCAACGTCCTGCTCTACGGCGTCGACGGCAGCGGTGACGGGCGTGTCGATCTCAACAACAAGGCCGACGCACTGGCCTCGACCGCCAACTTCCTGCGCGGTCACGGTTGGCGCCCCGGTGCCGGTTATCAGCCCGGCCAGCCAAACTATCGAGCCATCCAGGGCTGGAACGCGGCAGGCGTCTATCAGCAAACGATTGCGATTGTCGGCGCCCAGATCGATGGCCGCTAA